In one Molothrus aeneus isolate 106 chromosome 8, BPBGC_Maene_1.0, whole genome shotgun sequence genomic region, the following are encoded:
- the FAS gene encoding tumor necrosis factor receptor superfamily member 6 yields MGTMRDGGGVAQRLLALLLVALLVIETHCKNDTEALITSNRRIISRREVNCKEDEYSSDSQCCKKCRSGFVKNVSCPTDVTKHCAPCQKGKEFMNHPNDLDKCFRCKLCDSNFGLEVVKNCTPEEDTQCACAKNYFCSPAGCDTCIPCTICDSGVIEEQCTAASDTVCGTKDPATLWGITALVVLVLLAIAGAIVWYKRKRNHFKISKDPPDPCKEKDVNVRLIVEDVDLSSHIPGIVAEMTLKEVKKFVRHHHISEPAIDQIIQDFPGDTSEQKIRLFRVWYQSNGMKDASGILIRSLRELQMCAVADKIEEKLKAAISSSHEGEQSCNPDTEQSKICTQEGRNSYSESAELSKAYTPSLEET; encoded by the exons ATGGGGACGATGCGGGACGGCGGCGGCGTGGCCCAGAGGCTCCTCGCCCTGCTCCTC GTGGCTCTCCTAGTTATTGAAACACATTGCAAAAACGATACTGAAGCTCTAATAACATCCAATAGGAGGATCATTTCCAGAAGGGAAGTTAACTGCAAGGAGGATGAATACAGTTCAGATTCTCAGTGTTGCAAGAAATGTAGAAGTG GTTTTGTTAAAAATGTCTCCTGCCCAACAGATGTTACCAAACACTGTGCTCCATgtcagaaaggaaaggaattcaTGAATCACCCCAATGACTTAGACAAGTGTTTTAGATGCAAATTGTGTGACAGCAACTTTG GGTTGGAGGTTGTGAAGAACTGTACCCCAGAAGAGGACACGCAGTGTGCCTGTGCAAAGAACTATTTCTGCAGTCCTGCAGGATGTGACACTTGCATTCCATGTACCAT ATGTGACAGCGGTGTAATTGAAGAGCAATGTACTGCAGCTTCAGACACTGTGTGCGGAACGAAAG ATCCAGCAACACTGTGGGGGATCACTGCTTTGGTAGTTTTGGTACTACTAGCAATAGCTGGAGCAATAGTCTGGT aCAAGAGAAAACGGAATCATTTTAAAATCAGTAAGGACCCCCCAGATCCTTGCAAAGAAAAGGAT gtgaatGTACGTCTTATAGTTGAAG ATGTTGACCTGAGCAGCCACATTCCTGGTATTGTGGCAGAGATGACACTCAAAGAAGTCAAGAAATTTGTTCGTCACCACCATATATCAGAACCTGCCATAGACCAAATCATTCAGGATTTTCCTGGCGATACATCTGAACAGAAGATTAGGCTGTTTCGAGTCTGGTATCAAAGTAATGGGATGAAGGATGCCTCTGGAATCCTAATAAGGAGCCTGAGAGAGTTACAAATGTGTGCTGTAGCTGATAAAATTGAGGAAAAACTGAAGGCAGCTATTTCCAGCTCTCACGAAGGGGAACAGTCTTGTAATCCTGACACTGAGCAAAGCAAAATTTGCACTCAGGAGGGTAGAAACTCCTACAGTGAGAGTGCTGAGCTAAGTAAAGCCTACACTCCTAGTTTGGAAGAGACCTAG